In Lacrimispora indolis DSM 755, a genomic segment contains:
- a CDS encoding sugar ABC transporter substrate-binding protein, with product MRKVTAIVLSAMMALSLSACGSSAKETTAVETTSAVAGVETTAGKTEDTKEPIKIGVSAPDLTNVFFIQIKDAMQAALTGPEDELIIQDAGGDQNKQMNDVADMINQGVDVICISAINSEGVRATLEACKEADIPVIAFNTSVKNPELVQCTVVSDNKEAGKLCAQALADSLGGKGKVVEITYSTTEVCYDRQLGFEEELKKYPDIEIIQTKDVEKPKSDYSQPIMVDFINANPVIDGVFTINDPTARGAIAALKEAGRLDATKVVSVDGSDEGKGFIRADEMVASAAQDPAGIGTTCIETAYRLLSGQTIEEKVVVPMSIITKENVDQ from the coding sequence ATGAGAAAAGTTACTGCAATTGTATTATCAGCCATGATGGCATTGTCTTTAAGCGCTTGCGGTTCTTCTGCAAAGGAAACTACTGCAGTGGAAACCACATCAGCCGTTGCAGGAGTTGAAACAACCGCGGGGAAAACAGAGGATACAAAAGAACCGATTAAAATCGGCGTTTCTGCACCGGATTTGACCAATGTGTTCTTCATCCAGATCAAGGATGCGATGCAGGCGGCCTTGACCGGACCGGAAGATGAACTGATCATTCAGGATGCAGGGGGCGACCAGAATAAGCAGATGAATGACGTAGCTGATATGATCAATCAGGGCGTTGATGTAATTTGTATCTCTGCAATCAACTCAGAAGGAGTACGTGCCACTCTGGAAGCATGTAAGGAAGCTGACATACCAGTCATCGCATTCAACACATCGGTTAAGAATCCGGAACTGGTTCAATGTACCGTTGTTTCTGATAATAAGGAAGCCGGAAAGCTGTGTGCCCAGGCTCTGGCAGACTCTTTAGGCGGAAAAGGAAAAGTAGTAGAGATTACATATAGTACCACAGAGGTTTGCTATGACCGTCAGTTAGGTTTTGAAGAGGAATTAAAGAAGTATCCTGACATTGAGATCATCCAGACCAAGGACGTGGAGAAGCCAAAGTCCGATTATTCCCAGCCGATCATGGTAGACTTTATCAACGCAAACCCGGTAATCGACGGAGTATTTACCATCAATGATCCAACAGCCCGCGGCGCCATCGCAGCCCTGAAGGAAGCCGGCCGCTTAGATGCCACCAAGGTTGTTTCCGTAGACGGTTCTGACGAAGGAAAAGGCTTTATCCGCGCCGATGAAATGGTAGCATCCGCAGCACAGGATCCGGCAGGAATCGGCACAACCTGTATCGAAACTGCTTACCGCCTTCTTTCCGGACAGACCATTGAAGAAAAGGTCGTTGTACCAATGTCTATCATTACAAAGGAGAACGTAGATCAGTAA
- a CDS encoding FadR/GntR family transcriptional regulator, whose product MGEVSRIPIVQQVVNSMKEYLAADGIDVGQKLPTEKEWCEKLTVGRGTVREAFRILEARGLVEIKPGRGAFLVSKKELGQEELAEWFLKNEVELKDYIEVRSAVEPLCARIVAKRATDGELEQIERIHFRFIRAVEEEDIAGMAKYDEKLHRQIVEASKNKMLIFMSKKIDECIRDFRLKTFQVPQNARNAIKAHNNIVEALKARDEEVSELYAKRHISLINTDLDVIIKR is encoded by the coding sequence ATGGGAGAGGTTTCCAGGATTCCTATCGTGCAGCAGGTGGTAAACAGTATGAAGGAATATCTTGCAGCAGACGGAATAGATGTTGGACAAAAATTACCTACGGAAAAAGAATGGTGTGAGAAGCTGACTGTGGGACGCGGTACGGTCAGAGAAGCTTTCCGCATTTTAGAGGCCCGGGGACTGGTGGAGATCAAACCTGGACGGGGGGCATTCCTGGTCAGTAAAAAAGAGCTTGGACAGGAAGAACTGGCGGAATGGTTCCTTAAAAATGAAGTGGAATTAAAGGATTATATTGAGGTCCGGAGTGCCGTAGAGCCTTTATGCGCCAGGATCGTGGCAAAGCGGGCCACTGACGGGGAGCTTGAACAGATTGAACGGATCCATTTCCGGTTTATCCGGGCAGTAGAGGAAGAGGACATTGCCGGAATGGCAAAATACGATGAAAAGCTGCATCGGCAGATCGTGGAAGCCAGCAAAAACAAGATGCTGATTTTTATGAGCAAAAAGATCGACGAATGCATCCGGGATTTCCGGTTAAAAACGTTCCAGGTGCCCCAGAATGCCCGGAACGCCATAAAAGCCCATAACAATATTGTAGAAGCTTTAAAAGCACGGGACGAAGAGGTGTCAGAGCTTTATGCAAAGAGACATATCTCTCTGATCAACACGGATCTGGATGTGATCATTAAGCGGTAG
- a CDS encoding alpha-mannosidase, which produces MILIKERIGKLVEDLKGLIYARKVPVTSYRMLKSGERFLSLQDLPAHGWEELTNTELWGGHREYFWFETVITIPGEFQDECVVYELKTGREGLWDATNPQFTIYVNGVRRQGLDVNHREIILTEKAAAGESYQIVLSAFTGDQNFKLVMDSMIKVLDRETEQYYYDISVPYQVARLLPDSDSAYLSIIHAVNESLNLLDLRKEYSQEYYESLKRAGKYMREEFYDKYCGNEGETVYCVGHTHIDVAWLWTLAVTEDKAVRSFSTVLELMKRYPEYLFMSSQPQLYKYVKKHAPEIYEEIRQRVAEGRWETEGGMFVEADCNLSSGESLVRQFLHGKEFFREEFGKDNEILWLPDVFGYSAALPQIMKKCGIKYFMTTKISWNEFNKMPYDTFEWEGIDGTRILTHFSPSRDYNKAAEEGGTETEHFTTYNAYINPSQVKGAWARYSQKYLNDEVLMSFGYGDGGGGPTKDMLENQRRLEKGIPGCPRTQMTTSRAFFEKLDQEVRGKKYLPSWVGELYLEYHRGTYTSMARNKKYNRKSEFLFENAEFYSMLDGVLNQNPYPVEAIEEAWEVILRNQFHDILPGSSIKEVYEDSKKEYEAIGAVGTELVGNALSNVAERIAAHKESLVVFNPNSFEGEGAVSFKAPEHMENLAVMSGELMLPAQKADDGSWLFCASQIPSKGYKTFELREGRCDTGLKADERHLENELIRVTFHENGQISSIYDKQNEREVLKENKCANVLMTYEDRPHNYDAWDVNNYYVEKSWEITDVSAMELVENGPVRATLCVKRKYLDSTIEQYISLLYNSPEIIIRNEIDWKENHIFLKSIFPVDIHTDEATFEIQYGNVKRKTHYNTMWDYAKFEVCMHKWIDVSEDDYGVSMMNDCKYGCHVHNGEMGISMLKSATYPNPDADKEHHSFVFSIYPHKGDWKKAKTIQKAYHLNNPMTALLKETEGGQLPGEFSLVKADAGNVVIEVVKQSRKGNEMILRFYETNNRRTSGYMTFGMDIQRITECSMLEEDENQVDCQDRTASFVIHPYEIKTWKVTFR; this is translated from the coding sequence ATGATACTGATCAAAGAACGGATTGGAAAACTGGTGGAGGACTTAAAAGGTTTGATCTATGCCAGGAAAGTACCCGTCACAAGCTACCGGATGTTAAAATCAGGGGAACGCTTTTTAAGTCTCCAGGACCTTCCTGCCCATGGCTGGGAAGAGCTTACCAACACAGAGCTGTGGGGCGGGCACAGGGAATATTTCTGGTTTGAAACAGTCATTACCATTCCAGGGGAGTTTCAGGATGAATGTGTGGTATATGAGTTGAAAACAGGTAGAGAAGGGCTGTGGGATGCCACCAATCCCCAGTTTACCATTTATGTCAACGGTGTGAGACGGCAGGGGCTTGATGTGAATCACAGAGAGATCATATTGACGGAAAAGGCAGCGGCAGGAGAATCATATCAAATCGTTTTATCCGCATTTACCGGGGATCAGAATTTTAAGCTCGTTATGGATTCCATGATCAAGGTGCTGGACCGGGAAACGGAGCAGTATTATTATGATATTTCCGTTCCCTATCAGGTGGCCAGACTCCTTCCTGACAGTGACAGCGCTTATCTTTCCATCATTCACGCGGTCAATGAATCCTTAAACCTCCTGGATTTAAGAAAGGAGTATTCTCAGGAATATTATGAAAGCCTGAAAAGGGCCGGGAAGTACATGAGAGAAGAATTTTATGACAAATACTGCGGGAATGAGGGGGAAACGGTTTACTGCGTAGGCCATACCCATATTGACGTGGCCTGGCTGTGGACCCTTGCGGTTACGGAGGATAAGGCTGTAAGAAGCTTTTCCACGGTGCTGGAGCTGATGAAGCGTTACCCGGAATACCTTTTCATGTCAAGCCAGCCCCAGCTTTATAAGTATGTAAAGAAACATGCTCCTGAAATTTATGAGGAGATCCGGCAGCGGGTCGCGGAAGGAAGATGGGAGACGGAAGGCGGCATGTTTGTGGAAGCGGACTGCAATTTATCTTCAGGAGAATCTCTTGTGCGCCAGTTCCTTCACGGCAAGGAATTTTTCAGGGAAGAATTCGGGAAAGACAATGAGATTTTGTGGCTTCCCGATGTATTCGGATATTCCGCAGCCCTTCCCCAGATCATGAAAAAATGCGGCATCAAATATTTTATGACAACAAAGATCAGCTGGAATGAATTCAACAAAATGCCCTATGATACCTTTGAATGGGAAGGAATTGACGGGACCAGGATCCTGACTCATTTCAGCCCGAGCCGTGACTATAATAAGGCGGCTGAAGAAGGGGGTACGGAGACCGAGCATTTCACCACCTATAACGCATACATAAACCCCTCCCAAGTAAAAGGCGCCTGGGCCAGATACAGCCAGAAGTATTTAAATGATGAGGTCTTAATGTCCTTTGGCTACGGAGACGGCGGAGGCGGACCAACCAAAGACATGCTGGAAAACCAGCGGAGGCTGGAAAAGGGGATTCCAGGCTGCCCAAGGACCCAGATGACCACTTCCAGAGCATTTTTTGAAAAACTGGATCAAGAGGTGAGAGGGAAAAAATACCTGCCTTCCTGGGTGGGAGAATTGTACTTGGAATACCACAGGGGCACTTATACCTCCATGGCAAGAAATAAGAAGTACAACCGGAAATCAGAGTTTTTATTTGAGAATGCAGAATTTTACTCCATGCTTGACGGCGTATTAAACCAGAATCCCTATCCGGTCGAGGCAATTGAGGAGGCATGGGAAGTGATCTTAAGAAACCAGTTCCATGATATCCTTCCCGGATCTTCCATTAAGGAGGTCTATGAGGACTCCAAAAAGGAATATGAAGCAATTGGAGCGGTCGGAACAGAATTGGTTGGCAATGCACTTTCCAATGTGGCGGAACGTATTGCAGCCCATAAAGAGAGCCTTGTGGTATTTAACCCCAACAGCTTTGAAGGGGAAGGAGCCGTATCCTTTAAGGCTCCGGAGCATATGGAAAACCTGGCGGTAATGTCTGGAGAGCTTATGCTGCCTGCACAAAAGGCGGATGATGGTTCCTGGCTGTTTTGTGCTTCCCAGATTCCTTCTAAGGGCTACAAGACCTTTGAACTGCGGGAAGGGCGATGTGATACGGGCTTAAAGGCAGATGAGAGACATCTGGAAAATGAGCTGATCCGTGTAACCTTCCATGAGAATGGACAGATTTCTTCTATTTATGATAAGCAGAATGAACGGGAAGTGCTGAAAGAAAACAAGTGCGCCAACGTGCTTATGACTTATGAAGACAGACCTCATAACTATGATGCCTGGGATGTGAACAATTATTATGTGGAAAAATCCTGGGAGATCACCGATGTAAGCGCTATGGAACTTGTGGAAAACGGCCCGGTCCGCGCTACTTTATGTGTAAAGAGAAAATATCTGGATTCCACCATTGAACAGTATATCTCCCTGTTATACAACAGCCCTGAAATCATTATACGTAATGAAATCGACTGGAAGGAAAACCACATCTTCTTAAAGTCCATTTTCCCGGTGGATATCCATACGGACGAAGCCACCTTTGAGATCCAATATGGAAATGTAAAGAGGAAAACCCATTACAATACCATGTGGGATTATGCAAAATTCGAGGTATGCATGCATAAGTGGATCGATGTTTCCGAGGATGATTACGGAGTCAGCATGATGAATGACTGCAAGTACGGCTGCCACGTCCATAACGGAGAAATGGGCATCTCCATGCTAAAGTCAGCGACCTATCCAAACCCGGATGCTGACAAGGAACACCACAGCTTTGTATTTTCCATCTATCCCCATAAGGGCGACTGGAAAAAGGCAAAGACAATTCAAAAGGCCTATCACTTAAACAACCCTATGACAGCTCTTTTGAAAGAGACAGAGGGAGGGCAGCTGCCCGGAGAATTTTCTCTGGTAAAAGCGGATGCCGGCAACGTTGTCATTGAGGTTGTGAAGCAGTCCCGAAAAGGGAATGAAATGATTCTTCGCTTTTATGAGACAAACAACCGGCGTACCAGCGGGTATATGACCTTTGGCATGGACATTCAGAGAATTACGGAATGCAGCATGCTGGAGGAGGATGAAAACCAGGTGGATTGTCAGGACAGAACAGCTTCTTTTGTGATTCACCCTTATGAGATCAAAACATGGAAGGTTACGTTCCGGTAA
- a CDS encoding carbohydrate ABC transporter permease — MYWKFRKTVPYGVLTILAIIFVLPLLWIVLASFDGNASQAVKVPAQWTLKNYREILSSRTNQRAFANGLFISFGQSLLVVFLAGLAAYPLSRYELRYKSLFLYTILFMTSLPITAVMVPVYKMFLTIGLYDKTLGLILFLTATSMPYGIWLMKNFMDNVPIELEEAAWVDGASTLDSIRKIIAPLMFPGICVVFIFTFSGSWGNFFIPYILLQTLNKLPASVTLYQFFGQHGMIIYGQLAAYSAVYAIPSILLYILSQNYMSKGFNMAGAAKG, encoded by the coding sequence ATGTATTGGAAATTCAGAAAAACGGTGCCCTATGGGGTACTGACCATACTTGCCATTATTTTTGTTCTTCCGCTGCTCTGGATCGTGCTTGCCTCCTTTGACGGCAATGCCTCCCAGGCGGTTAAGGTGCCTGCCCAGTGGACCTTAAAAAACTACAGGGAAATCCTGTCCAGCCGGACCAACCAGCGGGCATTTGCCAACGGATTGTTTATTTCTTTCGGACAGTCCCTTCTGGTGGTGTTCCTTGCAGGTCTGGCGGCTTATCCTTTATCAAGATATGAGCTTCGTTATAAAAGCCTGTTTTTATATACGATTTTATTTATGACCTCCCTTCCCATTACGGCGGTCATGGTTCCGGTGTATAAGATGTTTTTAACCATCGGCCTGTACGACAAGACTCTGGGGCTTATTTTGTTTTTAACGGCCACTTCCATGCCTTATGGGATCTGGCTCATGAAAAATTTTATGGACAATGTCCCTATTGAATTAGAAGAGGCAGCCTGGGTAGACGGTGCCTCCACCTTAGACAGCATCCGGAAAATCATCGCTCCCTTAATGTTTCCGGGAATCTGTGTGGTGTTCATCTTTACCTTTTCAGGAAGCTGGGGCAATTTTTTCATACCATATATCCTGCTGCAGACACTGAATAAATTACCGGCTTCCGTTACCCTATACCAATTTTTCGGTCAGCATGGTATGATAATATACGGACAGTTAGCCGCATACTCTGCTGTCTATGCCATTCCTTCCATTTTACTTTATATTTTATCGCAAAACTATATGTCAAAGGGCTTTAATATGGCCGGTGCAGCCAAAGGCTGA
- a CDS encoding carbohydrate ABC transporter permease: MNKKNSRLFAEAKKSVLILPSMVLLLVFFVTPILLTIYYSFTNLALSGENAKQLKFIGLSNYVSMFKDRTVRISIANTLVFLLGSLVGQQVLGFFIALNMRNRNRIFRGITGPIFLAGWIMPEVVVALCCSTFFGDEGTLNQIFSFFHLPTVEFLFAIPMATVILANIWHGTAFSMMNFQSALDGVPADIEEAARVDGAGPAQTMLRIILPCIKNTIATNTMLNTLSTLGVFGLIYMMTGGGPGTKTLTLPIFMYRQAFISQQLGYGTAISMILLVIGIVLSVFYTRVMRKD; the protein is encoded by the coding sequence ATGAATAAAAAAAACAGCCGGTTGTTTGCGGAAGCAAAGAAATCGGTATTGATCCTGCCCTCTATGGTCCTTTTGCTGGTGTTTTTTGTGACGCCGATTTTATTGACCATTTATTATTCCTTTACAAACCTGGCCTTGTCAGGGGAAAATGCAAAGCAGCTTAAATTCATCGGCCTGTCCAATTATGTCAGCATGTTCAAAGACCGTACCGTGCGGATCAGCATTGCAAATACCCTTGTTTTTCTCCTTGGAAGCCTGGTCGGGCAGCAGGTGCTGGGATTTTTCATCGCCCTTAACATGAGGAACAGAAACAGGATTTTCCGGGGGATCACAGGCCCTATTTTTCTGGCAGGCTGGATCATGCCGGAGGTGGTGGTGGCCTTGTGCTGCAGCACCTTTTTCGGAGATGAAGGCACCTTAAACCAGATCTTTTCTTTTTTCCATCTGCCCACCGTGGAATTTCTGTTTGCCATCCCCATGGCAACGGTAATTCTGGCAAATATATGGCATGGAACCGCATTTTCCATGATGAACTTTCAGTCGGCCTTAGATGGGGTTCCGGCGGATATTGAGGAAGCTGCAAGAGTGGATGGGGCCGGCCCTGCCCAGACCATGCTCCGGATCATCCTTCCCTGTATCAAAAATACCATTGCCACAAATACCATGCTGAATACCCTTTCCACCCTTGGCGTATTCGGCCTGATCTATATGATGACAGGAGGAGGGCCTGGAACAAAAACCCTGACCCTGCCTATTTTCATGTACCGGCAGGCATTTATTTCCCAGCAGCTGGGGTACGGAACGGCTATTTCCATGATCCTGCTTGTGATCGGGATCGTGCTCAGTGTTTTCTATACAAGAGTCATGAGAAAGGATTAG
- a CDS encoding extracellular solute-binding protein — MKRMKKLTLAALASAMALSLAACQGSGTNTETAAPDKTETASGETGKTADTQGAGGKTKISITFRDGGSDTLKNWFENAYETYDKKDSIELDIAPITASEGDYFAKVALALQSADTAPDIVCEDTFQLPSDVAAGYLTDLSSYLKDYKEWSDGTFYGPLVDGVTYADGSVYGVPYCTDTRGLWYNKEVFQAAGLDTQWQPKTWQEVLDTCKIIKEKCPDVVPFWCNSGVATGEATSMQTYEMLLYGTGEQLLDENDKWIVSSENILKSLNFISTIYKEGYGPSLSKVLNGEAGNIASREYLPGGKLAISLDGYWMTGNYKDTGAAPWPEYEEKLGIAAMPTSEGQEPGSVTMSGGWALSIPQLSDQKDAAMDFIKHCMSYDVYLDTIIAQGNIATRTDIAKDSTYASQPFMEKCTGFLSGAFYRPRNSQYSTVTTHIQTMVESVVSGNSPEDAMAQYKSDVTNSVGAENTVEK, encoded by the coding sequence ATGAAGAGAATGAAGAAACTCACGTTGGCAGCGCTTGCGTCGGCCATGGCTCTTTCCCTGGCAGCGTGTCAGGGTTCCGGGACAAATACGGAAACAGCGGCCCCGGACAAGACAGAAACAGCTTCCGGGGAAACCGGAAAAACAGCAGACACCCAGGGGGCAGGCGGAAAGACGAAAATTTCCATTACCTTCCGGGATGGGGGAAGCGATACGTTAAAGAACTGGTTTGAAAACGCATATGAGACTTACGATAAAAAGGATTCCATTGAACTTGACATTGCCCCGATCACTGCCTCGGAAGGAGATTACTTTGCAAAGGTGGCCCTGGCGCTCCAGTCGGCGGATACGGCTCCTGACATTGTCTGCGAAGATACGTTCCAGCTTCCTTCGGACGTGGCGGCCGGTTATCTTACGGATCTTTCTTCTTACTTAAAGGATTATAAGGAATGGAGTGACGGAACCTTCTACGGGCCTTTGGTGGATGGTGTTACATATGCTGACGGAAGTGTTTACGGAGTTCCCTATTGTACGGATACCCGGGGGCTTTGGTACAACAAGGAAGTATTTCAGGCAGCCGGTTTGGATACGCAGTGGCAGCCGAAAACATGGCAGGAGGTCTTAGACACCTGTAAGATCATCAAGGAGAAATGCCCGGATGTGGTACCCTTCTGGTGCAACTCAGGAGTAGCCACCGGAGAAGCCACTTCCATGCAGACTTATGAAATGCTTCTTTACGGAACCGGTGAGCAGCTTTTGGATGAGAATGACAAATGGATCGTATCCAGTGAAAATATTTTAAAGTCCTTAAACTTTATCAGCACCATTTATAAAGAGGGATACGGGCCTTCCTTATCCAAGGTATTAAACGGAGAAGCAGGAAACATCGCTTCCAGAGAGTACTTACCAGGAGGCAAGCTTGCCATCTCCCTAGACGGATATTGGATGACCGGAAACTACAAGGATACAGGGGCCGCTCCATGGCCGGAATACGAGGAGAAGCTGGGCATTGCAGCCATGCCCACCTCCGAGGGACAGGAACCGGGAAGCGTTACCATGTCAGGCGGCTGGGCCTTATCCATTCCCCAGCTTTCTGATCAGAAGGATGCTGCCATGGACTTTATCAAGCACTGCATGAGCTATGATGTGTACTTAGATACCATCATTGCCCAGGGTAATATTGCAACCAGGACCGATATTGCGAAAGATTCCACCTACGCCTCCCAGCCATTCATGGAAAAGTGCACCGGCTTCCTGTCAGGAGCCTTTTACCGGCCGAGAAACAGCCAGTATTCCACGGTCACCACACATATCCAGACCATGGTAGAATCGGTTGTATCAGGAAACAGCCCGGAGGATGCAATGGCACAATATAAATCAGACGTGACCAACAGCGTTGGTGCAGAAAATACCGTGGAAAAATAA
- a CDS encoding ABC transporter substrate-binding protein, producing MNRTVQRLLIGLWLLVSCLLISVIVKYYRESNETAAAEEKRDQLVIMAVCEEDESGKYLKELVDEYSQMPGNPEVRIQYVSQSGFQKQLCLDKDQNTLPDLIICENVMTPALESMGILRDLSGYMTADRTTLYLKNAYSSTVVNGVCYAVPFTSNPYVVFYNEDHLKKYGASIPEDMEGFYKLCRETNTLGTYNFGIAMKNKEDITSSFLQMIYSAGGTLRSLDTENCMQLYEMLGNMRDEGIMAQDVINWNQKDLMKAFSRGYVKIAIAELSSMSILENSDKKSPYRIAEIPYIQKQTYLLQGDNIGITATADWNESIKLLDYLTSREVIKSYYENTFCLSVRTDLTVNPGLEKGLTDEFVERERNQSILKNAYSTWFIISDGIAGNLTDFFGDKTISPEEVAKRLSVDIRNAIMER from the coding sequence ATGAACAGGACCGTACAAAGACTTCTGATCGGTTTATGGCTGCTGGTTTCCTGTTTACTCATCAGTGTGATCGTCAAGTATTACAGGGAATCCAACGAGACGGCAGCGGCGGAGGAGAAAAGGGACCAGCTTGTGATCATGGCCGTCTGCGAGGAAGACGAAAGCGGGAAATACTTAAAAGAGCTTGTGGATGAATATTCCCAAATGCCGGGAAACCCGGAAGTCAGGATCCAGTATGTTTCCCAATCCGGCTTTCAAAAGCAGCTTTGTCTTGATAAGGATCAGAATACCCTTCCCGATCTGATCATCTGCGAAAACGTCATGACCCCTGCCCTGGAATCCATGGGCATACTCAGAGATTTATCCGGCTATATGACAGCAGACAGGACAACCCTGTATTTAAAGAATGCTTACAGCAGTACGGTGGTAAACGGCGTCTGCTATGCGGTTCCCTTTACCAGCAACCCCTATGTGGTATTTTATAATGAGGATCATTTGAAAAAGTACGGCGCTTCCATACCTGAAGATATGGAAGGGTTTTATAAGCTGTGCAGGGAAACCAATACCCTTGGCACCTATAATTTCGGCATTGCCATGAAAAATAAAGAGGACATTACTTCCAGCTTTTTACAGATGATCTATTCCGCCGGAGGGACTTTACGGAGCCTGGATACGGAAAACTGCATGCAGCTCTACGAGATGCTGGGAAATATGAGGGATGAGGGCATCATGGCCCAGGATGTGATCAACTGGAACCAGAAGGACTTAATGAAGGCGTTTTCAAGGGGATATGTGAAAATCGCCATAGCAGAGTTAAGCTCCATGTCCATACTGGAGAATTCAGATAAAAAGAGCCCGTACAGGATCGCGGAGATTCCCTATATCCAGAAACAGACCTATTTGCTCCAGGGAGACAACATAGGAATCACTGCCACAGCGGACTGGAACGAGTCCATAAAGCTTCTGGATTACTTAACTTCCAGGGAGGTCATAAAAAGCTATTACGAAAACACCTTCTGTCTTTCCGTGAGGACCGATTTAACGGTGAATCCGGGACTGGAAAAAGGTCTTACGGATGAGTTTGTGGAAAGAGAGAGGAACCAGAGCATTTTAAAGAATGCCTACTCCACATGGTTTATCATATCAGACGGGATTGCAGGGAACTTAACGGATTTTTTCGGGGATAAGACCATTTCGCCGGAGGAGGTTGCCAAAAGGCTTTCAGTGGACATCAGGAATGCCATTATGGAAAGATAA
- a CDS encoding response regulator transcription factor, with protein MRVVIVEDEPNTRNGIIKIIEKYTPHEVVAGESDGEAGLETVLSLRPDVVITDINMPKMDGLTMVNKIREAGSLTAAILLTGYSEFEYAQRAIQLSVMEYLLKPLDVEDIMEVLGTVEERISKNKVEKVSAEQLLFSLLTGDENDQEMVQRQLAERIRNQKDQVISMFLIQSESILEDTTAQMAEVLKDSLDAICLTGFFIFKLPYEKQILVMISDGQNVKYLKSIFKTQILKELKKKGEFLISYGELKSLSMLKDTLKQMQEYLSYAFVFPDSCIIDGQLIQDLSFEKVEYPEYLERGIKRDIRNGNKEGIKRNARKFEEAVIESREEPSVVKNHTVRFVMAALNTARDLMKNKDIEALYQYLLNDMMKTSIRENFLNNYWKMMDMVADDKETAALTGNGMILNVIEFIRQNYDKEISLSDAADLVGITPEYLSKLFTREMGINFCTFLGEFRISIAKKLLATGNYKIHEVAEMVGYRDTKYFNKVFRSIMGVSPSDYRKVF; from the coding sequence ATGAGAGTTGTAATTGTGGAAGATGAGCCAAACACCAGAAACGGGATCATAAAGATCATTGAAAAGTACACACCCCATGAAGTGGTTGCAGGGGAAAGCGATGGAGAGGCGGGCCTTGAAACGGTACTATCCTTACGGCCTGATGTTGTTATAACGGATATCAATATGCCAAAGATGGACGGGCTGACCATGGTCAATAAGATCCGGGAAGCGGGAAGTTTAACAGCGGCAATCCTGCTTACAGGGTATTCGGAGTTTGAATATGCCCAGCGGGCCATACAGCTGTCGGTTATGGAATATTTGCTGAAGCCTTTGGATGTGGAGGATATTATGGAGGTCCTTGGGACCGTAGAAGAGAGGATCTCAAAGAACAAGGTGGAAAAGGTATCGGCGGAACAGCTTTTATTTTCCCTTCTGACAGGGGATGAAAATGATCAGGAAATGGTTCAAAGGCAATTGGCCGAAAGGATAAGGAATCAAAAGGACCAGGTCATTTCCATGTTCCTGATCCAGTCGGAAAGCATACTGGAGGATACGACGGCACAGATGGCAGAAGTCCTTAAGGACAGCCTTGATGCCATCTGCCTCACAGGCTTTTTTATCTTCAAGCTTCCCTATGAGAAGCAGATCCTGGTCATGATCTCCGACGGCCAGAACGTTAAGTATTTAAAGTCCATATTTAAAACCCAGATTTTAAAGGAACTGAAAAAGAAAGGGGAATTTCTCATCAGCTACGGGGAACTGAAAAGTCTCTCCATGCTGAAAGATACCTTAAAGCAGATGCAGGAATACCTTTCCTATGCCTTTGTGTTTCCCGACAGCTGCATCATCGACGGCCAGCTGATCCAGGATTTGTCCTTTGAAAAGGTGGAGTATCCGGAGTATTTGGAACGGGGGATAAAAAGGGACATCAGAAACGGAAATAAGGAAGGGATTAAAAGAAACGCCAGGAAATTTGAGGAGGCTGTCATTGAAAGCAGGGAAGAGCCAAGTGTGGTCAAGAACCATACCGTCCGTTTTGTCATGGCGGCCTTAAACACTGCAAGGGATTTAATGAAAAACAAAGACATTGAGGCCCTTTACCAATACTTGTTAAACGATATGATGAAAACCAGCATCAGGGAAAACTTTTTAAATAACTACTGGAAGATGATGGATATGGTGGCAGATGACAAGGAAACGGCTGCTTTGACCGGCAATGGCATGATTTTAAATGTCATAGAATTCATCAGGCAGAATTATGATAAAGAAATTTCCCTTTCCGATGCGGCTGATCTGGTGGGCATTACACCGGAATATTTAAGCAAGCTGTTCACCAGGGAAATGGGAATCAACTTCTGCACCTTTTTAGGGGAATTCCGTATCAGCATTGCAAAAAAGCTTCTGGCAACCGGCAATTATAAGATCCACGAGGTAGCTGAAATGGTGGGGTACCGGGATACCAAGTATTTCAACAAGGTATTTCGTTCCATTATGGGAGTGTCTCCCTCAGACTACAGAAAGGTGTTTTAG